CCGGTGACGACGACGGGCGGCCGCGGGATCGACGCCGCGCTCGCGCGCGCGATGGCGGACGCGGGGCTCGTCGTCGCGAGCGTGAGCATCGACGGGCTCGAGGCGACGCACGACCTGATGCGCGCCGCGCGCGGGAGCTTCGCGTCGGCGACGGCGGCGCTCGGGCACCTCCGCGCCGCCGGCGTCACCGTCGCGGCCAACACGAACGTGAACCGCCTCAACGAGGCCGACCTCGAGCCGCTCTACGAGCACCTCCGCGCCGCCGGCGTCCGCTCATGGCAGGTGCAGCTCACGACCCCGCTCGGCCGCGCCGCGGACCGCCCCGAGATGGTGCTCCAGCCTTGGGACCTTCTGCGCATCCTCCCGCGCGTCGCCGCGCTGAAGGAGCGCGCGCGGCGCGACGGGATCCTCGTCATGCCCGGCAACAACCTCGGCTACTTCGGGCCGGAGGAGGCCACGCTGCGCTCCTTGCGTGAAGGGGAGGCCGAGCACTGGCAAGGCTGTCAGGCGGGTCGCTACGTGATGGGGATCGAGTCCGACGGCGCGGTGAAGGGCTGCCCCTCGCTCCAGACCGCGAGCTACGTCGGCGGCACGCTCCGCGAACGCCCGCTCGCCGCGATCTGGGACGACGCGCCGGAGCTCGCGATCACGCGCGCGCGCACGACCGATTTCCTCTGGGGCTACTGCGGCGAGTGCGCGTTCGGCGAGGTCTGCATGGGCGGCTGCACCTTCACCGCGCACGCGTTCTTCGGTCGCCCCGGCAACAACCCCTATTGCCACTACCGCGCGCGCGTGATGCAGGAGCGCGGCGTACGCGAGCGCATCGTCTTGCGCGCCCCCGCCCCCGGCACACCCTTCGATCACGCGACGTTCGATCTCGTCGTCGAGCCCTTCGACTCCCCCGACGAGCGCCCCACGCGCCCGCTCGATCTCGTGAAGCTACGTCGCAAGCCGCGCTGACGGCACGCGCGATGCTCCATCGTCGCGTGGAGGATCGACACGATGAAACGGGCAGCGGTTATTGCAGGCGCTCTCATGCTCGCGCTCGGGGTGGGGTGTGGCGCTCCGAAGACGTCGGTCACGGAGGTGTGGCAAGCGCCCTCACCGGTGACGCCGCGGATGAAGACGCTCCTCGTCTTCGGCGTCCGCGTCGACGAGCCCAACCGTCGCGCGATCGAGGACACCTTCGTCGCCGACCTCTCGCGCTACGGCGTCAAGGCGGCGCAGTCGTACGTGCTGTTCCCGGGCGAGCTGCCGCCGATCGATCGCGCGCGCGCGATGGTGAACGAGCAGCACTACGAAGGGATCCTCGTCCTCAAGATGCGCGGCGTGCACGAGGAGTCGCGCTACGTCCCCGGCTCGTACGGCGGCTTCTGGCACGGCTACTACGGCGGCTGGGGCTACTACGGCACGCCGGGCTACGTCGTCACCGACAAGACGGTCATCTTCGAGGCCACGCTCTGGGACCTCCGCAACGACGACAAGCTCGTGTGGACCGCGCGCACGGAGACGCTCAACCCGAGCTCCGGCAGCGAGTTCGCGACGAGCCTCACGCGCGGCGTGAACCCCGCCCTCGTCCGCGCCGGCTTCCTCCCGCCGCGCCCGAAGGATTAGAAGACGCCGCCCGCGTTCATGACGCCGCCGTCGCCCTGAAAGGCGGGCGCGAAGCCGACCCAGACGCGGCGCTGCTTGATGTCCTCGCTGCGATGGAGGTGCGGGACGACGATGCCGATGCCCGCGCCCGCGATGCTCCCCGCGATCACGTCGGTCGGGAAGTGCGCGCCGGCGCGGACGCGCTGGTAGGCGGTGAACGAAGCGAGGAGCGTCGCGACGCCGAGCGTGATCCACGGGCGCGCGCTGTGCGGCGAGCGCGCGAAGGCGAGGTACGTCGCGGTCGCGCCGAGCGCGGCGGAGACCGAGGCGTGGCCGGAGAAGAAGGAGAGCGCGCTGTCCGTGTTCGCGTTCGAGTAGGTCGGGTCGCCCTTGTTCCGCTCGGCTTCGAGGTGCGCGATCGGGCGCGGGCGGCGGACCGCGATCTTCGCGAGGTTCGTCACCGCGTACGTCAGCGAGACGGACTCGGCGTAGAGGAACGCGTCCGCGAGCGCCGTCTGCACGCTCCTCTCGCGCACGCCGCTGAGGATCGGATCGACGACCGCGTACGCGGCGAGCAGGCCGAGGCTGACGTTCGAGTACGCCCGCGCGTTGCCGTCGATGGTCTGCGTGAGCGCGACCCGATCGATCCCGAGGAGCTGCGAGCGATCGAACGACGGCGCGATCTGCTGCGGCCGGACCTCTCCCGTCGAGTTCACCATGTCGAGGAGCAACGCGAACCCGAGCGACACCCCGACGACCGAGCCGTCGATGACCGGATCGATGTCGAACGTCACCCGCTCCGGCGGATGCGCCGCCGCGATCGGCTGCAGCGACCGCGTCCGCTGCGGATCCTCCGCCAGCGGCGCGATCGGCTCGGCGGACCGGGGCGGCGTTGAAGGAGGCGACGGCGGCGGTTGCGCCTGCGTGGGCGGAGGAGGCTGCGTGGGCGGAGGAGGCTGCGTTTGCGAAGGCGGCGTCGGTTCGGGCTCGTCCGCGCGCGCGTCGATCGCGACGAGCATCGCGCCGCCGACGGCGAGGACGCGCAGCAGAGAGCGCATGGCCCCGCATGGTACTCGCGCGACCGCGTCGAGAGGATGCGGATGCTCGCGGCACGCGAGGGAGGCGGGCGATCGTCGCGTCACGGCGGAGAGGTGATGATGGTACGATCGGTGCGATGAACGATCGCTTCCTTCGCGCGTGCCGGC
The Labilithrix sp. genome window above contains:
- a CDS encoding radical SAM protein — encoded protein: MTAARRIQLPQARHHPAYVVWELTLRCDQPCTHCGSRAGEARPSELSTEEAIRVAGELAAMGAKEVVLIGGEAYLHPGFLDVIAALARAGVRPVTTTGGRGIDAALARAMADAGLVVASVSIDGLEATHDLMRAARGSFASATAALGHLRAAGVTVAANTNVNRLNEADLEPLYEHLRAAGVRSWQVQLTTPLGRAADRPEMVLQPWDLLRILPRVAALKERARRDGILVMPGNNLGYFGPEEATLRSLREGEAEHWQGCQAGRYVMGIESDGAVKGCPSLQTASYVGGTLRERPLAAIWDDAPELAITRARTTDFLWGYCGECAFGEVCMGGCTFTAHAFFGRPGNNPYCHYRARVMQERGVRERIVLRAPAPGTPFDHATFDLVVEPFDSPDERPTRPLDLVKLRRKPR
- a CDS encoding phosphatase PAP2 family protein — encoded protein: MRSLLRVLAVGGAMLVAIDARADEPEPTPPSQTQPPPPTQPPPPTQAQPPPSPPSTPPRSAEPIAPLAEDPQRTRSLQPIAAAHPPERVTFDIDPVIDGSVVGVSLGFALLLDMVNSTGEVRPQQIAPSFDRSQLLGIDRVALTQTIDGNARAYSNVSLGLLAAYAVVDPILSGVRERSVQTALADAFLYAESVSLTYAVTNLAKIAVRRPRPIAHLEAERNKGDPTYSNANTDSALSFFSGHASVSAALGATATYLAFARSPHSARPWITLGVATLLASFTAYQRVRAGAHFPTDVIAGSIAGAGIGIVVPHLHRSEDIKQRRVWVGFAPAFQGDGGVMNAGGVF